Genomic window (Staphylococcus debuckii):
TTCTTGAACGGTTGGTTCCAAGGTATGGGTTGGCCGCCGTCCGGACGTGTCTTAGTCCATTGGTATAGTGTCAGCGAGCGTGGCAGTAAGACTGCTTTATGGAACGTCGCACACAACGTTGGTGGCGGTTTAATGGCACCGATTGCCACATGGGGAATTTCAATGACTGCTATGTATAATTTCGGTTATTTAAAAGGCTTTGAAGGTGCTTTTATTTATCCAGCCCTATTTGCGATTGTGATTGCGATTATCACTTTCTTCTTAGTTAGGGATACACCGCAATCTCAAGGACTTCCGCCTATTGAAGTCTATCGCGATGATTATCCTAATGCTTCAAAAGAAACCATGGAGACTGAATTGACTACAAAAGAAATTCTCTTCAAATATGTATTGAACAATAAGTGGGTATGGGCGATTGCCTTTGCCAACATCTTTGTCTATTTCGTACGTTATGGGGTGCTAGATTGGGCACCAGTGTATCTTAGTGAGGAAAAACATTTTGATATGAAAGCATCTGGTTGGGCGTACTTCTTATATGAATGGGCCGGAATACCTGGTACATTGCTGTGCGGTTGGCTGTCAGATAAATTATTTAAAGGCCGTCGTGGTCCTGCTGGATTCTTCTTCATGTTAGGCGTGACGATTTTCGTGCTTATCTATTGGTTGAACCCTGCCGGCCATCCTTGGATAGACAATCTTTCCTTAGTAGCAATCGGCTTCTTAATCTATGGCCCTGTAATGTTGATTGGGTTGCAAGCACTTGATTATGTTCCGAAAAAAGCTGCCGGAACAGCCGCTGGACTCACTGGATTATTCGGTTACTTGTTCGGTGCAGTGATGGCGAATATTATCTTAGGATTTGTCGTTGATCATTTTGGATGGAACGTTGGTTTCATGTTGCTTACCGTTATCAGTATACTAGCAATGTTGAGCTTCATCTTAACTTGGAATAAACGTGGTCAAGAAACAGTTTAATCTATAAAAAAGAAGCGGTACATGTTCACTACAAAGTGACGTACCGCTTCTTTTTCTTCTAAATTTTAAAATTCTTCTTGTTCTTTCTGCATTTCTGTTAAAATATCTTGCAGCTTAATAAACATGTTCTCAAAGCCGTGCGCTGTTGAGTCATGATATTCTTTTTTCTGTTGCTTATATTCCAAGGTAGTCCAGCGTCGTTCTTTCGGAACAACAGCAGTATATCGGAAATTCATTTGTGTAATGTCAGCACCTGGTTCACGTTCAAAGATTTCAACTTCGATAGTATCTTCTTTGTCGCTTAATTCAGGCATGCCGATAGTCATCACAATACGGTTCGGTGCTTCTAGTTCTTGGAAGACACCCGTAATCTTATTCATCTTGCCATTGCGTTCATCAACGATTTCGTAACGTCGTCCTTCTTCAGGAATCAAGTCGATGGATTTATTAGTTCTATTTGAAGTCATAAACCAACGTCTCATAATATCAGCATCTGTCCACGCTTGATAAATCAATTCAGGATTAATACGCATTAATCGTTCCAACGAAATGACTACTACGTCATTTTCTATGTTATATCTTGCCACTCTGTCGTCACCTACTTTCACACTTAACCATATTTTAACGTATTTCTAGTACATAAGCCAAAGTAATCGTCCTCTAGCTGCTTCACTTTATGCACCGTTTTGTTAGTTTTGCAACAAGATTACTTTAACATTTTTCTTGTGCGAAAGTAAAAATTAATTATGCCCCTTTTCCAGCTTTCTTTTTATTTAATCTAGGAAGATTAAAAATAATTGCTACTAATCCGCATAAACCGAGCATCACTGGATAAATGGAATAAGGCATTAACATAAAGGGTGAAACACCGGCTACTCCTGCTGCTGCGATGACTTGCGGGCTATAAGGTAATAAACCTTGGAAACAGCTGCCGAAAATGTCTAGGATACTGGCCGACTTTCTAGGGTCGATGTTATATTCATCTGCAATATTTTTAGCTAATGGACCGGCCATTAAAATAGAAATCGTGTTGTTGGCTGTAGAAATATCTGCAGCACTCACTAAGCTTGCAATCCCAATTTCTGCGCCACGTCTGGATTTCACACGGCTACGCACAAAGTTCAGCAGCCAAGTAATACCGCCATAGTGTTGAATCAATCCAATTAAACCGCCGATCATCAAAGCAATAATCGCAATGTCTTCCATGCCAATCATACCTTCGGAGGCCGCTTTCAAGAATTTAATCCAATTAAACGATCCATCTAATAAACCAATAATTCCAGATAGCACCGTTCCTCCGATTAGTACAATAATTACATTGACTCCGATCAGCGCTAGAATTAATACTAATAAGTAAGGAATGACTTTAATCAGGTCATAGTCATAATTCTTCGCGTTGTTGATACTGGCGCTATGCGTTAAAATACCCAGAATAATCATTGAGATTATTGCACCAGGCAAGACAATCCGAAAGTTCACTTTAAATTTGTCACTCATACGTGTATTTTGCGTACGTACAGCAGCGATAGTAGTATCTGAAATCATCGATAAATTGTCACCGAACATTGCGCCGCCAACTACGGTCGCCATAGCAAGTGCAGATGGAATATCCGTTGCTTGGCTGATTCCGAATCCTACGGGTGCAATAGCGGCTACTGTCCCTACCGAAGTCCCCATAGAAATCGATACAAACATACAGATGACGAATAATCCGATAATCAGCAAGTTGCCGGGGATTAAGGATAACCCTAAGTTAACGGTAGATTTTACGCCTCCCATATCTTCAGTTACTTGTGAAAAAGCTCCTGCAAGTACAAATATCAAGACCATCAGAATAATGTTGGAATGGCCTGCTCCTTTAGTAAAAACTTCTACTTTCTCAGCAAATTTCTGTTTGCGATTCATCAGCAATGCCACTATGACTGCAATCGTAATCGCAATATTCAAGGGCATTTTCGTAAAGTCGCCTGTAATAATACCGACGCCTAAAAATAAACCCACGAAGACAATCAAAGGTATCAGTGCAAAAGCATTACCTTTCTTTTTCTCTTCAGTCATCTTCTACTCCACACCTCTCGTTTCATAAATAAAAAACCT
Coding sequences:
- a CDS encoding SRPBCC family protein, with product MARYNIENDVVVISLERLMRINPELIYQAWTDADIMRRWFMTSNRTNKSIDLIPEEGRRYEIVDERNGKMNKITGVFQELEAPNRIVMTIGMPELSDKEDTIEVEIFEREPGADITQMNFRYTAVVPKERRWTTLEYKQQKKEYHDSTAHGFENMFIKLQDILTEMQKEQEEF
- a CDS encoding Na+/H+ antiporter NhaC family protein, with translation MTEEKKKGNAFALIPLIVFVGLFLGVGIITGDFTKMPLNIAITIAVIVALLMNRKQKFAEKVEVFTKGAGHSNIILMVLIFVLAGAFSQVTEDMGGVKSTVNLGLSLIPGNLLIIGLFVICMFVSISMGTSVGTVAAIAPVGFGISQATDIPSALAMATVVGGAMFGDNLSMISDTTIAAVRTQNTRMSDKFKVNFRIVLPGAIISMIILGILTHSASINNAKNYDYDLIKVIPYLLVLILALIGVNVIIVLIGGTVLSGIIGLLDGSFNWIKFLKAASEGMIGMEDIAIIALMIGGLIGLIQHYGGITWLLNFVRSRVKSRRGAEIGIASLVSAADISTANNTISILMAGPLAKNIADEYNIDPRKSASILDIFGSCFQGLLPYSPQVIAAAGVAGVSPFMLMPYSIYPVMLGLCGLVAIIFNLPRLNKKKAGKGA
- the glpT gene encoding glycerol-3-phosphate transporter, which gives rise to MFNFLKPPSPRQPLPSDEVDHTYKKLRLQVFLGIFIGYAGYYLLRKNFSLAMPDLIDQGFSKGELGIALSAVSIAYGFSKFVMGMVSDRSNARIFLSLGLILTAIVNLLLGFVPFFTSSILIMFIMLFLNGWFQGMGWPPSGRVLVHWYSVSERGSKTALWNVAHNVGGGLMAPIATWGISMTAMYNFGYLKGFEGAFIYPALFAIVIAIITFFLVRDTPQSQGLPPIEVYRDDYPNASKETMETELTTKEILFKYVLNNKWVWAIAFANIFVYFVRYGVLDWAPVYLSEEKHFDMKASGWAYFLYEWAGIPGTLLCGWLSDKLFKGRRGPAGFFFMLGVTIFVLIYWLNPAGHPWIDNLSLVAIGFLIYGPVMLIGLQALDYVPKKAAGTAAGLTGLFGYLFGAVMANIILGFVVDHFGWNVGFMLLTVISILAMLSFILTWNKRGQETV